A genome region from Hymenobacter tibetensis includes the following:
- a CDS encoding PD-(D/E)XK nuclease family protein produces the protein MNQPAVSLLPTPVTATNSFLSQAAHDLVSRYSPEELSDLVVVVPTRRAVVYLKNELAMATSAGEALWSPRVAAMEDYMVELAGVQVEEPIALQLLLFDILKGIDADLDFDRFVGWSGLLLQDFSNLDQNLAPANKVFEYLSQAKALERWELSDAPSPQSITGAYFKFWDDLTKVYHRLRRRMLEERVAYPGLAYRLASERVAEQVKNGTTPAKHVFLGLGYLSKAEFTLIDVLYRAGRAEVRFDADLFYLDFDSPNRAGQHLKNYLKRWAPPEFGDFGAPTDLLRSLPRHVRFVGVANASMQGKVAGQLLAEARTQYPSQTVAVVLPDETLLLPVLHGLPPDAVPDYNVTMGLSFQSTPLFNLVDLLFEVHLTGIREGTAETGYGVPRYHHLAVNKLLSHPFLRRYQQWLDKQPNKKYHGLLDGVCREIVKRNAVLLPATELLEIGKHHPLIEALFRTWDTCDDIIEACYVLIDLLKQVYTEQHSAIEAEYLYLFFTLVKRLDSVFDCREQRLSVRSFRRFLYEQMGRTRLPFSGEPIADVQVMGLLETRALDFDHIILLSCNENVLPAPKRHTSLFPYDVLTEFRMPTYADHEAATSYQFWRLLQRARRVDLVHVLPGAEGTRTGERSRFLLQLQNDLVPQNPGLVLDDLTAVTVPDYSGLGAPETGAFQRQAARQPPHDVLVGVEEMAHEVMGDLVLEKDLGMLAALREVLMKGLSPTGLNEYLNCSLKFYFNRIARFRETDEVEEALGVDGFGTVVHEVLEELLAPFQRNKRPLTAAAIPDLLHATPALVAKALRKEEDERHARADEGLNHVLGQVANQLIRRYFESLLAQPNALPLQIQSIEEALQATIYVALPSGEKLPVSLIGFADRVDQLPDGRLRVVDYKTGLVHAHELKLQKRNETPAEAAERLIRDDTSAADKVRQLWLYRFMLEQGGRPAADAAIISLRNIPAGPMSADMSFLTADGQSFMARSEELLGQLVNRILDPTELIRKTDDLEKCQYCPYHGICAR, from the coding sequence ATGAATCAGCCCGCCGTATCCCTCCTGCCCACCCCTGTCACCGCTACCAACTCTTTCCTCTCGCAGGCCGCGCACGACTTGGTGAGCCGGTATTCGCCCGAGGAGCTGTCGGATTTGGTGGTGGTAGTACCGACGCGGCGGGCGGTGGTGTACTTGAAGAACGAGCTGGCTATGGCTACCAGCGCCGGTGAGGCGCTATGGAGCCCCCGCGTGGCGGCCATGGAAGACTATATGGTGGAGTTGGCCGGCGTACAAGTAGAAGAACCTATTGCGCTGCAGCTGCTGCTTTTCGACATCCTAAAAGGCATCGATGCTGACCTGGATTTCGACCGGTTTGTGGGGTGGTCGGGGCTGCTGTTGCAGGATTTCTCTAACCTCGACCAGAATCTGGCCCCCGCCAACAAAGTGTTTGAGTACCTCTCGCAGGCCAAGGCCCTGGAGCGGTGGGAGTTGAGTGATGCGCCTTCGCCGCAGTCGATAACGGGAGCGTATTTCAAGTTCTGGGACGACCTCACGAAAGTGTACCACCGCTTGCGCCGCCGAATGTTGGAGGAGCGCGTCGCGTATCCGGGCTTGGCGTACCGCCTGGCCTCCGAACGCGTAGCCGAGCAGGTGAAGAACGGCACCACGCCCGCCAAACACGTGTTTCTGGGCCTCGGGTACCTCTCGAAAGCCGAGTTCACGCTGATTGACGTGCTGTACCGCGCCGGCCGGGCCGAGGTACGCTTTGATGCCGACCTGTTTTACCTCGACTTTGACTCGCCGAACCGCGCCGGGCAGCACCTGAAAAATTACCTAAAACGCTGGGCTCCGCCGGAGTTCGGCGACTTTGGCGCCCCCACTGACTTGTTGCGCAGCCTGCCGCGGCACGTCCGCTTCGTGGGTGTAGCCAATGCCAGCATGCAAGGCAAAGTAGCCGGGCAGCTGCTGGCCGAAGCCCGCACCCAGTACCCCAGCCAAACCGTAGCGGTAGTGCTGCCCGACGAAACGTTGTTGCTGCCCGTCCTGCACGGCCTCCCTCCCGACGCCGTACCCGACTACAACGTGACTATGGGCCTCAGCTTCCAGAGCACGCCCCTGTTCAACCTCGTAGATTTACTGTTCGAGGTGCATCTGACGGGCATTCGGGAAGGCACTGCCGAAACCGGGTACGGCGTACCCCGATACCACCATCTGGCCGTCAACAAGCTGCTGAGCCACCCGTTTCTGCGCCGCTACCAGCAGTGGCTCGACAAGCAGCCCAACAAGAAATATCACGGACTGCTCGACGGCGTGTGCCGCGAAATTGTGAAGCGCAATGCCGTGTTGCTGCCCGCCACCGAACTACTGGAAATCGGTAAGCACCACCCGCTGATTGAGGCGCTGTTCCGAACCTGGGACACCTGCGACGATATTATAGAGGCTTGCTACGTACTGATTGATTTGTTGAAACAGGTGTACACCGAGCAGCATTCCGCCATTGAGGCCGAGTACTTGTACCTGTTTTTCACCTTGGTAAAACGGCTGGACTCGGTGTTCGACTGCCGGGAGCAGCGCTTGTCGGTGCGCTCGTTCCGGCGGTTTCTGTACGAGCAGATGGGCCGCACCCGCCTACCCTTCTCGGGCGAGCCAATTGCGGATGTGCAGGTAATGGGTCTGCTGGAAACCCGTGCCCTCGACTTCGACCACATCATCCTGCTGAGCTGCAACGAAAACGTGCTGCCGGCCCCCAAACGTCACACCTCGCTGTTCCCCTACGACGTGCTGACCGAGTTCCGCATGCCCACCTACGCCGACCACGAAGCCGCTACGTCCTACCAGTTTTGGCGCCTGCTCCAGCGGGCTCGCCGCGTAGATCTGGTACACGTGCTGCCCGGTGCTGAAGGGACTCGTACCGGCGAGCGAAGCCGGTTTTTGCTGCAATTACAGAACGACCTGGTGCCGCAGAACCCAGGGTTGGTGCTCGACGACCTGACGGCGGTTACCGTGCCGGACTATTCTGGTCTTGGCGCGCCAGAAACCGGTGCGTTTCAGAGACAAGCAGCTAGGCAGCCGCCGCATGACGTACTGGTTGGCGTGGAAGAAATGGCGCACGAAGTGATGGGCGACTTGGTGCTGGAAAAGGATTTGGGGATGCTGGCCGCGCTGCGCGAAGTGCTGATGAAGGGCCTCTCGCCCACTGGGTTGAACGAATACCTGAATTGCTCCCTGAAGTTCTACTTCAACCGCATTGCCCGCTTCCGCGAAACCGACGAAGTGGAAGAAGCCCTCGGTGTGGATGGGTTCGGGACGGTGGTGCACGAGGTGCTGGAGGAACTGCTGGCGCCGTTTCAGCGCAACAAGCGGCCACTCACCGCAGCGGCCATTCCAGACCTGCTGCATGCCACTCCGGCGCTGGTAGCCAAAGCCTTGCGCAAAGAAGAAGACGAGCGCCATGCCCGCGCCGACGAAGGGCTCAACCACGTGTTAGGGCAGGTTGCCAACCAGCTGATACGCCGTTATTTCGAAAGCCTGCTTGCCCAGCCCAACGCCCTACCTCTCCAGATCCAAAGCATCGAGGAAGCGCTGCAAGCCACCATTTATGTAGCCTTGCCAAGCGGCGAGAAGCTCCCCGTCAGCCTCATCGGTTTCGCCGACCGGGTCGATCAGCTTCCCGACGGCCGCCTGCGGGTAGTCGATTACAAAACGGGCCTTGTGCATGCGCACGAGCTGAAACTGCAAAAGCGCAACGAAACACCCGCCGAAGCCGCGGAGCGCTTAATTCGTGACGATACCTCGGCGGCAGACAAGGTGCGACAGCTGTGGCTGTATCGGTTTATGCTAGAGCAAGGCGGGCGCCCGGCCGCCGATGCGGCTATCATTTCGCTTCGCAATATTCCAGCTGGCCCAATGTCAGCTGATATGTCGTTTCTGACGGCTGACGGCCAGTCGTTTATGGCGCGTAGCGAAGAATTACTGGGTCAGCTGGTCAACCGTATCCTAGACCCCACGGAGCTCATCCGCAAAACCGACGATCTGGAAAAGTGCCAGTACTGCCCCTACCACGGTATTTGTGCCAGATAA
- a CDS encoding nucleoside deaminase, translating into MDEFMQAAIDEARQGRKEGGIPIGSVLMRNNEIVSRGHNKRVQKLDPIAHGEMDALRNAGRQRTYRDTVLYTTLMPCYMCAGTIVQFKIPKVVVGEARTFGESKEFLESHGVEVVILDSQECVDMMQEFIEAEPTLWNEDIMEL; encoded by the coding sequence ATGGACGAATTCATGCAGGCCGCCATCGACGAGGCACGCCAAGGACGCAAAGAAGGCGGCATCCCGATCGGCTCGGTTCTGATGCGCAACAATGAAATCGTGAGCCGCGGCCACAACAAGCGCGTGCAGAAACTGGACCCCATTGCCCACGGCGAAATGGACGCGCTACGCAACGCGGGCCGGCAGCGCACGTACCGCGACACCGTGCTTTACACCACGCTCATGCCCTGCTACATGTGCGCCGGCACAATTGTGCAGTTCAAAATTCCCAAGGTGGTGGTAGGTGAAGCGCGCACCTTCGGCGAATCCAAAGAGTTTTTGGAAAGCCACGGGGTGGAAGTTGTGATTCTGGACTCGCAAGAGTGCGTGGACATGATGCAGGAATTCATCGAAGCCGAGCCCACGCTCTGGAACGAGGACATTATGGAACTGTAG
- a CDS encoding LacI family DNA-binding transcriptional regulator produces the protein MANRRASITDLAKQLNLSPSTISRALADHEDVSEATKARVRDLAAALNYQPNQLAAGLRRGRSKMLGVLVPHIIGNFFPQVVHGIATEANLSGFNVMIFQSNEDEVQERKNIELLLNAQVEGILVSVSKSTKSFGHFETLRNNTVPLVFFDRSIEGIEGKSVGAVVLDDYQGAYEVVEHLVAQGCTRIAHFTGGLHLNIHRNRHRGYLDALRAHGLPTDEELTVLCEMSLEGGIQGMQKLLALPQPPDAVFSSIDVAAVGALQVLKHAHIRVPQDVALVGFSNEQFTSFTDPSITSVDQHCELMGRTAVRLLLELIADDPEQPPVQHNIVLKPKLLVRESSLRQPDNSAS, from the coding sequence ATGGCAAATCGTCGGGCATCCATCACAGATCTAGCCAAGCAGCTGAATTTGTCGCCCTCCACCATCTCCCGCGCCCTCGCCGACCATGAAGATGTTAGTGAGGCCACTAAAGCTCGGGTACGGGATTTAGCGGCCGCTTTAAACTACCAGCCCAACCAGTTGGCGGCAGGCCTGCGCCGGGGCCGTAGCAAAATGCTGGGTGTGCTAGTGCCCCATATTATTGGCAATTTCTTTCCGCAAGTGGTGCACGGTATTGCCACCGAAGCCAACCTGTCGGGCTTCAACGTGATGATCTTTCAGTCCAATGAAGACGAAGTGCAAGAGCGAAAAAACATCGAACTGCTGCTGAACGCGCAAGTGGAAGGAATTCTCGTTTCGGTATCCAAGTCCACCAAAAGTTTCGGGCATTTCGAGACGTTGCGGAATAATACGGTGCCCTTGGTTTTTTTCGACCGGAGCATAGAAGGTATCGAAGGCAAAAGCGTGGGCGCCGTAGTACTAGACGACTACCAAGGCGCCTACGAAGTAGTAGAGCACCTTGTGGCGCAAGGGTGCACCCGTATTGCCCATTTCACCGGCGGCCTGCACCTCAACATCCACCGCAACCGGCACCGCGGCTATTTAGATGCCTTGCGGGCCCACGGCTTGCCTACCGACGAGGAACTGACCGTATTATGCGAAATGAGCTTGGAAGGAGGTATTCAAGGCATGCAGAAGTTGCTGGCGTTGCCCCAACCGCCCGATGCCGTGTTTTCTTCTATTGATGTGGCCGCAGTAGGAGCCTTGCAAGTGCTCAAGCACGCCCACATCCGGGTACCCCAAGACGTAGCTTTGGTGGGGTTCAGCAACGAGCAGTTCACGTCCTTCACCGATCCGAGCATTACCAGCGTCGACCAGCACTGCGAGCTGATGGGCCGCACTGCCGTCCGTCTTCTACTTGAGCTGATAGCGGACGATCCGGAACAGCCGCCTGTGCAGCACAACATTGTGCTGAAGCCCAAGTTATTAGTTCGGGAGTCTTCGCTGCGCCAGCCGGATAACTCCGCGTCCTAA
- a CDS encoding mechanosensitive ion channel family protein, with product MIHDLQEVLVTYWQQFLFVLPKLLLALVLLSVAIFISNRVSQVLGTRLRSRSHDPLLADFLTGISRWVLWLLGLLLAMEVIGLSGVVTGMLSAAGLSAFVVGFAFKDIAENFLAGVILAFNRPFHLNDTVQIRDQLGHVETLNLRTTVIRTFDGKHVFLPNSIVLKEPLINFTRNGDLRQDFLITINYGPEGNYEQVRDQVLAFVRMQPDIHLDEQRAPYVVLEKSTDTTADMRLYFWSSSEEYRRGALETKSELMQKVKNLLLERGYATPNVAQ from the coding sequence ATGATTCACGATTTGCAAGAGGTGCTGGTCACCTATTGGCAGCAGTTTCTATTTGTACTTCCGAAGCTGTTGTTGGCGCTGGTTCTTCTTAGTGTAGCCATTTTCATTTCCAACCGCGTCAGCCAAGTACTGGGCACTCGGTTGCGCAGCCGCTCCCACGATCCGCTGTTGGCCGACTTCCTGACCGGCATCAGCCGGTGGGTGCTGTGGCTGCTCGGATTGCTGCTGGCTATGGAGGTAATAGGTCTATCGGGCGTTGTGACCGGGATGCTGAGCGCGGCAGGCTTGTCGGCCTTTGTAGTTGGTTTTGCCTTCAAAGACATAGCCGAAAACTTTCTGGCGGGTGTTATTCTGGCGTTCAACCGGCCTTTCCACCTCAACGACACGGTGCAGATTCGGGACCAGCTCGGGCACGTAGAAACCCTAAACCTGCGGACCACCGTCATTCGCACCTTCGACGGCAAGCACGTTTTTCTGCCTAATTCCATCGTGCTCAAAGAGCCGCTCATCAACTTCACCCGTAACGGCGACCTGCGGCAAGATTTCCTGATAACCATCAACTACGGCCCTGAGGGCAACTACGAGCAGGTGCGGGACCAGGTGCTGGCCTTCGTGCGAATGCAGCCCGACATTCACCTCGACGAACAGCGCGCCCCCTACGTGGTCTTGGAGAAATCAACGGACACCACCGCCGACATGCGCCTCTATTTCTGGTCGTCGTCGGAGGAATACCGCCGAGGTGCGCTTGAAACCAAGAGTGAGCTGATGCAGAAAGTCAAGAACCTGCTGCTCGAAAGAGGCTACGCCACCCCGAACGTGGCGCAGTAA
- a CDS encoding chloride channel protein, translating into MPKNFVHRLLSPLLLWRLRHVNNRVYLILVSVIVGLMAGLTAVLLKNSVRHSQEFLYSWVPEEKRVFALFLYPIIGIALSVLFTRYFLDGNLSRGLGPIIYNIARQGSIVPRSKLYSQFVTSFITVTFGGSAGLEAPISVTGAAQGSNLARILRVGPRERRLLVGCGAAAGVAAIFNSPIAGVLFAVEVVLGELSAPFFIPLLISAATATVVSKALFAGQPFVLITTNWPVDAIPFYIMLGLCTALLSVYMIRVYFAADKFFERWPGAFRKVMIGGLALGVLVFLFPPLYGEGYNIVQQLLAGQGQELVNGSIFAVYRDENVWILLAVATASMLLKVFATTITVGAGGNGGMFGSSLFAGALLGFVFARLLNLGGFTSVPEVHFIVLGMAGVLAGVVHAPLTAIFLIAEITGGYALFVPLMVVTSSSYVITRYFEPYSVYTRKLVQRGVYVHKDRDRGLLAQMDVLHLVQTDFVAVHPNDTLGDLVQTFRHASRNLFPVVDQDGQLVGVVTLDTVRDALFDDAHYGTTRVRDLMTDPPATVNPDDSLLDTLRCMEQLGVPALPVVDHGHYVGFLLKSTILAGYRKQLLKETE; encoded by the coding sequence ATGCCCAAAAATTTTGTTCATCGGCTGCTCAGCCCTTTGTTGCTTTGGCGGTTGCGCCACGTCAATAATCGGGTATACCTGATTCTGGTGAGCGTGATAGTAGGGCTGATGGCCGGGCTGACCGCTGTGTTGCTCAAGAACTCGGTTCGCCATTCGCAGGAGTTTTTGTATTCCTGGGTGCCCGAGGAAAAGAGGGTTTTTGCGCTTTTCCTCTACCCTATTATCGGCATTGCATTGTCGGTGCTTTTCACGCGCTACTTTCTGGATGGCAACCTCAGCCGGGGTCTGGGCCCTATCATCTACAATATTGCCCGGCAAGGCAGCATCGTGCCGCGCAGCAAGCTGTATTCGCAGTTTGTCACGTCGTTCATCACCGTCACGTTCGGGGGGTCAGCCGGATTGGAAGCCCCTATTTCGGTAACCGGGGCGGCGCAGGGCTCCAACCTAGCCCGGATTCTGCGCGTTGGGCCGCGCGAACGGCGCTTGCTGGTTGGCTGTGGCGCGGCGGCTGGCGTGGCGGCCATCTTCAACTCGCCCATAGCCGGGGTGCTGTTTGCAGTGGAAGTGGTGCTGGGCGAGCTGTCGGCACCTTTTTTCATTCCGCTGCTTATCTCGGCGGCAACGGCCACGGTGGTGTCCAAGGCGTTGTTTGCGGGTCAGCCATTCGTGCTCATCACCACCAACTGGCCCGTCGATGCAATTCCGTTCTACATCATGCTGGGCTTGTGTACGGCCCTGCTTTCGGTGTACATGATCAGGGTGTACTTCGCCGCCGACAAGTTCTTCGAGCGGTGGCCGGGTGCTTTCCGCAAGGTGATGATTGGAGGCTTGGCCTTGGGCGTACTGGTGTTTCTGTTTCCACCGCTTTACGGCGAAGGCTACAACATTGTGCAGCAGCTGCTTGCCGGTCAAGGCCAGGAACTGGTCAACGGTTCCATCTTCGCCGTGTACCGCGACGAAAACGTGTGGATTCTGCTGGCTGTAGCCACGGCCAGCATGCTGCTTAAGGTGTTTGCCACCACCATCACGGTAGGGGCCGGCGGCAATGGTGGTATGTTTGGCTCTTCGTTGTTTGCAGGGGCGCTGCTTGGTTTCGTATTTGCGCGTTTGCTCAACCTGGGCGGATTCACTTCGGTGCCGGAAGTACACTTTATTGTGCTGGGTATGGCAGGGGTGCTGGCTGGCGTGGTGCATGCTCCACTTACCGCCATCTTCTTGATTGCCGAAATTACGGGGGGATATGCGCTCTTCGTGCCGCTGATGGTGGTTACGAGCAGCTCGTATGTGATTACCCGCTACTTCGAGCCCTATTCGGTGTACACGCGCAAACTGGTGCAGCGCGGGGTATATGTGCACAAAGACCGCGACCGGGGGCTGCTGGCCCAAATGGACGTGCTGCACCTAGTCCAGACTGATTTTGTGGCCGTGCACCCCAACGATACGCTAGGGGACTTGGTCCAAACGTTCCGCCATGCCAGCCGCAACCTGTTTCCAGTGGTTGACCAGGACGGGCAACTGGTGGGGGTTGTCACGCTCGACACCGTACGCGACGCCCTCTTCGACGACGCCCACTACGGCACCACCCGCGTCCGCGACCTGATGACCGACCCGCCCGCCACCGTCAACCCCGACGATTCGTTGCTGGATACCTTGCGGTGCATGGAGCAGCTCGGCGTGCCAGCCCTACCCGTCGTCGACCATGGCCACTATGTAGGCTTCCTGCTTAAGTCAACCATTCTGGCCGGCTACCGCAAGCAATTGCTCAAGGAAACTGAATAG
- a CDS encoding cation:proton antiporter produces MSSYSILIGLSVAVILSYLFDVVARATRVPSVLMLLLTGIALRQAADYFNFALDIPTVVLEIFGIIGLIMIVLEGALDLKLTRDKAPLIRRSFMAAALILLVQSVAIALLLQLYVGLPFQTCLVNAVPLSVISSAIAIPSVANLMGEKQEFIVYESTFSDILGIMLFNFALQDNFAQGISLVTFSLDVVAVLIVAVLSTAALAFLLGRIRLHVKFFLILAFLVLLYSLSKQLHLSSLVLVLVFGLAVNNADLILRGPRLHRWLHPEQLAAELLPLKSITAESAFLIRTFFFLLFGFSITLSSLISGTLLLQGVLIVGVLTVIRYLYLRYIAHTDMIPELFIAPKGLITVLLYYSIPAKHHIGEVGENILFLVILLTGLLMMVGLQLASKEPELGEY; encoded by the coding sequence ATGAGTTCCTACTCTATTCTTATTGGGCTGAGTGTCGCCGTCATTCTGTCGTATCTGTTTGATGTGGTAGCGCGGGCTACTCGGGTGCCCTCGGTACTGATGCTGCTGCTCACTGGCATTGCGTTACGCCAGGCCGCCGACTACTTCAACTTCGCGCTCGACATCCCAACGGTAGTGCTGGAAATCTTCGGCATTATCGGGTTGATTATGATTGTGCTTGAAGGTGCCCTCGACCTCAAACTCACCCGCGACAAAGCACCGCTCATTCGCCGCTCTTTTATGGCCGCCGCCCTTATTTTGCTGGTGCAGTCGGTGGCTATTGCGCTGCTGCTGCAGCTATATGTGGGCCTCCCGTTTCAAACGTGCTTGGTGAACGCCGTGCCGCTGTCGGTTATCAGTTCGGCCATTGCTATTCCCAGCGTAGCCAACCTGATGGGCGAAAAGCAAGAGTTTATCGTGTATGAAAGCACCTTTTCCGATATCCTCGGCATCATGCTCTTCAACTTTGCCTTGCAAGACAACTTTGCGCAAGGTATCTCCCTCGTTACCTTCTCGCTCGATGTGGTGGCCGTGCTGATTGTGGCGGTGCTGAGCACGGCAGCTTTGGCGTTTCTGCTTGGCCGTATCCGGTTACACGTCAAATTCTTCCTGATCCTGGCCTTCCTAGTGCTGCTCTACAGCTTGTCGAAGCAGCTACATCTGTCATCGTTGGTGTTGGTGCTGGTGTTCGGCTTGGCCGTCAACAACGCCGACTTGATCCTGCGCGGGCCCCGTTTGCACCGCTGGCTGCACCCCGAACAGCTGGCCGCCGAGCTACTTCCACTTAAAAGCATTACCGCCGAATCGGCTTTCCTGATTCGGACGTTTTTCTTCTTGCTGTTCGGGTTTAGCATCACGCTTAGCAGCCTTATCAGTGGCACGTTGCTGCTGCAAGGGGTGCTCATCGTGGGGGTACTTACCGTCATTCGCTACCTCTACCTGCGCTACATTGCCCACACCGATATGATACCCGAGCTGTTTATTGCGCCTAAGGGCCTTATTACGGTGTTGCTTTACTATAGCATTCCGGCTAAGCACCACATTGGCGAAGTCGGCGAAAATATCCTCTTCCTCGTCATCCTCCTTACAGGACTTCTCATGATGGTTGGCTTGCAATTAGCCAGCAAGGAGCCAGAGCTAGGTGAGTACTAG
- a CDS encoding TIGR03862 family flavoprotein, with protein sequence MSSSSLVAIIGGGPAGLLAAQRLAAAGHQVAVYEAQATVGRKFLVAGHGGFNLTNAEELAPFQTRYGPQQTAFNSFLQHFSPSDLRQWATELGIATFVGTSGRVFPLKVHKPADLLRAWVDRLRALGVSLYTRHRWLGFAGASGLRMRNEATGEDYEIQPAATLLALGGASWSKTGSDGRWVSALEEIGVQCVPFAASNCGAEVAWSAFFQTKVGRAPLKNIALRCGPQRVRGEVLLTEYGLEGTPVYALTPALRAALAVGTPALLHLDLKPDLTDEQLLSKLQKRSGRSLPDFLRQHLRLGPPVPTLLREVAPLEATASPEAVAYLLRHVPLPVRALRPLDEAISTAGGVAWTELDAQLMLARRPGTFVAGEMLDWEAPTGGYLLQGCFSTGAWAAQGVAHWLRQQ encoded by the coding sequence ATGTCTTCGTCTTCATTAGTTGCTATTATTGGGGGTGGACCTGCCGGGTTGCTGGCGGCACAACGCCTGGCCGCGGCCGGCCACCAAGTAGCTGTGTATGAGGCACAAGCTACCGTAGGACGCAAGTTTCTGGTGGCTGGCCATGGGGGCTTCAACCTTACCAATGCCGAAGAGTTAGCTCCTTTCCAGACCCGCTATGGGCCGCAACAGACGGCGTTCAACTCCTTCCTCCAGCACTTCTCTCCCTCCGACCTGCGCCAATGGGCCACTGAGTTAGGTATTGCCACGTTTGTTGGCACTAGCGGCCGAGTATTCCCGCTCAAAGTTCACAAACCAGCCGACTTGCTTCGGGCCTGGGTGGACCGACTACGGGCGCTAGGCGTCAGCCTCTATACCCGCCACCGCTGGCTGGGCTTTGCAGGGGCGAGCGGCCTACGTATGCGCAACGAAGCCACCGGGGAAGACTACGAAATTCAACCCGCTGCCACACTTTTGGCTCTGGGTGGAGCCAGTTGGAGCAAGACCGGCTCCGATGGTCGCTGGGTGTCGGCCCTCGAAGAAATAGGTGTTCAGTGCGTGCCATTTGCGGCCAGCAACTGCGGCGCGGAAGTGGCCTGGTCAGCGTTTTTTCAAACGAAAGTGGGTCGAGCACCGCTGAAAAACATAGCCTTACGCTGTGGCCCGCAACGCGTCCGGGGCGAGGTGCTGCTCACTGAATACGGCCTAGAAGGTACGCCCGTATATGCCCTCACCCCCGCTTTGCGCGCTGCCTTGGCCGTTGGCACGCCCGCCCTGCTGCACCTCGACCTGAAGCCAGACCTCACAGATGAGCAGCTTCTAAGTAAGCTGCAAAAACGCAGTGGCCGTTCTCTGCCCGATTTTCTGCGCCAGCATCTCCGCTTGGGTCCGCCCGTTCCTACGTTGTTGCGCGAAGTCGCTCCCCTGGAAGCTACGGCTTCTCCGGAAGCAGTAGCTTATCTGCTACGGCATGTGCCTCTTCCGGTTCGGGCGCTACGCCCCCTCGATGAGGCCATCAGCACGGCTGGAGGGGTTGCCTGGACAGAGCTAGATGCGCAGTTAATGCTAGCACGTCGGCCGGGCACTTTCGTAGCGGGTGAAATGCTAGACTGGGAAGCTCCCACTGGTGGTTATCTGCTGCAAGGCTGTTTTAGTACGGGCGCCTGGGCTGCGCAGGGAGTGGCGCACTGGTTGCGGCAACAGTAG